A genomic segment from Alistipes senegalensis JC50 encodes:
- a CDS encoding HU family DNA-binding protein: MTKADIIKQIARETGVEAATVLAVVEGFMEEVRAAQIRKENVFLRGFGTFLIKRRKEKKGRNITKNTTIVIPAHDIPAFKPSPAFQRLLGKK, from the coding sequence ATGACCAAAGCAGATATCATAAAGCAGATCGCCCGGGAAACGGGCGTCGAGGCCGCGACCGTTTTAGCTGTCGTGGAAGGTTTTATGGAAGAGGTGCGTGCCGCCCAGATCCGCAAGGAGAACGTTTTCCTGCGCGGCTTCGGAACCTTCCTGATTAAACGCCGCAAGGAGAAAAAGGGTCGTAATATCACAAAGAATACGACGATCGTAATTCCGGCGCACGATATTCCTGCATTTAAGCCTTCTCCCGCCTTCCAGCGGCTTTTGGGAAAGAAATGA
- a CDS encoding ATP-dependent RecD-like DNA helicase, whose product MNEHPATLLRCVVERITYQNPENGYSVLKVKVKGYNDLVTLVGNLLEVPVGSVLLCRGEWKVDKRYGSQFVAATWEETMPATVYGIEKYLGSGLVKGIGPRFARAIVQRFGTETIDIIETEIERLYEVPNIGRKRVAKIRESWEKQKDIKNVMLFLQGYGVSTAYAAKIYREYGKESIDKVRENPYRLADDIWGIGFKTADGIAAKMGYGKEDPRRCRSGILYTLGQLSDEGHVYAGEEQLVKTAGQLLEAGETAIRDTLAGMLQAEDLILDKDAIYLPPFYHAECGTSRRLRDLAQSTGRSLFDGLFDPSSLTAETGIEYDEVQLAAIRQAVTSKVMVLTGGPGTGKTTTTQGIIAALKKAGLRVLLAAPTGRAAKRMSEATGMEAKTIHRLLEYNPQDGYKRNDENPLEGDALIVDECSMIDILLMNNLLKAVPVGMRLVFVGDIDQLPSVGAGNVLRDIIDSQRIPVVRLVRIFRQAQKSRIVMNAHTINQGRFPDTSNGRDTDFFFMREDDPERAAETIVRLVKERLPRAYRESPDRIQVLTPMQRGIVGAANLNLLLQQALNPSGPSLNRGGYTYRQGDRVMQQRNNYDKDVFNGDLGYIREVDTEERTLKVDFDGKWVEYDVTELDELTLAYATTIHKAQGSEYPIVVMPVLMTHFVMLQRNLIYTGITRAKKICVLIGAMKALAYAVHNMSVLKRNTSLRERLNPSLTTDGKLRG is encoded by the coding sequence ATGAACGAACACCCGGCAACTCTTCTGCGCTGTGTCGTGGAACGTATCACCTATCAGAATCCCGAGAACGGATACTCGGTGCTGAAGGTCAAGGTGAAGGGCTATAACGACCTTGTCACGCTCGTGGGTAACCTGCTGGAGGTTCCCGTGGGCAGCGTCCTTCTGTGCCGCGGCGAATGGAAGGTGGACAAACGCTACGGCAGCCAGTTCGTCGCCGCGACATGGGAGGAGACGATGCCCGCCACGGTGTACGGGATCGAAAAATACCTCGGCAGCGGATTGGTCAAGGGCATCGGCCCCCGGTTCGCCCGGGCTATCGTCCAGCGATTCGGAACGGAGACCATCGACATCATCGAGACGGAGATCGAACGGCTTTACGAAGTTCCGAACATCGGACGTAAGCGTGTAGCGAAGATCCGCGAGAGTTGGGAGAAGCAGAAAGACATCAAAAATGTCATGCTTTTTCTGCAGGGCTACGGCGTGAGCACGGCCTATGCGGCCAAAATCTACCGGGAATACGGCAAGGAGAGTATTGACAAGGTGCGGGAGAATCCCTACCGCCTTGCCGACGATATCTGGGGCATCGGCTTCAAGACCGCCGACGGCATCGCCGCAAAGATGGGCTATGGGAAGGAAGATCCGCGACGGTGCCGGAGCGGTATCCTCTATACGCTGGGACAACTCTCGGACGAAGGACATGTCTACGCCGGGGAGGAACAGCTGGTAAAGACTGCGGGGCAGCTTCTTGAAGCGGGCGAAACGGCTATCCGTGATACCCTCGCCGGGATGCTTCAGGCCGAAGACCTTATTCTCGACAAGGACGCCATTTACCTTCCTCCGTTCTACCATGCCGAGTGCGGCACGTCGCGTCGCCTGAGAGATTTGGCCCAGAGTACGGGCCGTTCGTTGTTCGACGGGCTTTTCGATCCGTCGTCCCTCACCGCGGAAACCGGCATCGAATACGACGAGGTTCAGCTTGCGGCTATCCGGCAGGCCGTCACGTCCAAAGTCATGGTGTTGACCGGCGGCCCCGGTACGGGTAAGACGACTACGACGCAGGGAATTATCGCGGCCTTGAAAAAAGCCGGCCTGCGCGTGCTGCTGGCGGCACCGACGGGACGTGCTGCCAAGCGTATGAGCGAGGCGACGGGCATGGAGGCCAAGACCATCCACCGGCTGTTGGAGTACAACCCGCAGGACGGCTACAAGCGCAACGACGAGAACCCGCTGGAAGGCGACGCGCTGATCGTGGACGAGTGTTCTATGATCGACATCCTTTTGATGAACAACCTGCTGAAAGCCGTTCCCGTGGGGATGCGGCTGGTGTTCGTCGGCGACATCGACCAGCTGCCGAGCGTCGGGGCGGGAAACGTCCTGCGCGACATCATCGACTCGCAGCGTATCCCCGTCGTGCGGCTCGTGCGCATCTTCCGGCAGGCGCAGAAGAGCCGTATCGTGATGAACGCCCACACCATCAACCAGGGACGCTTCCCCGATACGAGCAACGGCCGCGACACCGACTTTTTCTTCATGCGGGAGGACGACCCCGAACGGGCCGCCGAAACCATCGTCCGGCTGGTGAAGGAGCGCCTGCCCCGCGCCTACCGGGAAAGTCCGGACCGTATTCAAGTACTTACGCCGATGCAGCGGGGCATCGTGGGCGCTGCGAACCTGAACCTGCTGTTGCAGCAGGCACTGAATCCTTCGGGCCCGAGCCTCAATCGCGGCGGCTATACCTATCGTCAGGGCGATCGTGTGATGCAGCAGCGCAACAACTACGACAAGGATGTGTTCAACGGCGATCTGGGTTATATCCGGGAGGTGGATACGGAGGAGAGGACGTTGAAAGTCGATTTCGACGGCAAATGGGTCGAGTACGATGTCACGGAGCTCGACGAACTGACGCTGGCCTACGCCACGACGATCCATAAGGCCCAAGGGTCGGAATACCCGATCGTGGTCATGCCGGTACTGATGACCCACTTCGTGATGCTCCAGCGCAACCTGATCTATACGGGTATTACGCGCGCCAAAAAGATCTGCGTGCTGATCGGCGCAATGAAAGCCTTGGCCTATGCCGTCCACAATATGTCCGTGCTGAAACGCAATACGAGCCTTCGGGAGCGGTTGAATCCCTCCCTGACGACCGACGGGAAACTCCGGGGCTGA
- a CDS encoding ParB/RepB/Spo0J family partition protein yields MQTTKVSSKSKKNGKSAVLMPVVPDSVVPQAQDTESAEPQTTAADTVPVEQPTAHPETDVRLLDLNKIVNSTYNPRKNFREDTLLELAESIKQSGVLQPICVRPKDEGFEIVYGERRYWAAAMAGLKFIPALIRELSDAEAEDAAITENLQREDVRPREEAAAYKRALQSGRHTIESLVGKFGKSEAYIRSRLKLCELIDALAEMLDKEDISVGVATEIAKYPADIQQEVYDEHFAEGCYNSWKTARIKDIARRLYERYMTKLESYNFDKTECLSCQHNTANQVLFKDECSGGCAGCQNRECMLRKNNEFLVQKAVKLLKDDPRTTLATDGETPAAVLEALEQEGYHVEELEYDAGYYDKAPQMPDVPQAENYVSEEEFSEAQVEYEAEMAAFAEETQQLEFDISEGRVRKYAVIGNLDIELRYEEIEDEEREVTVNEGQDDEHKVFVTVVPPSPLEGLMQQDRRNREICYEHITTDMKRVFLDVKVTNKPLQKEEQQMFYYAVMQRVMSDSKLRQCGFRPKDGSYLTDREQFAAAGRITVKQQAALVRAFLVDYFRSAAPEYGCTDETLLTGMMCRFADLNFSEQSQKVQQEYLKVYERRKARLQEQIDALQAKAEAEEMAVSMQEAPDAEPEMPELLPDETPAIEPTPEPLIIPMDPDIEPDIRMPEEMKTAA; encoded by the coding sequence ATGCAGACTACGAAAGTGAGTTCGAAATCGAAAAAGAACGGCAAGTCCGCAGTTTTGATGCCGGTCGTTCCCGACTCTGTAGTGCCGCAGGCGCAAGATACGGAATCCGCCGAACCGCAGACAACGGCTGCGGACACCGTTCCCGTCGAACAACCGACAGCCCATCCCGAGACGGATGTCCGGCTGCTGGATCTGAACAAGATCGTCAATTCGACCTACAATCCCCGCAAAAACTTCCGCGAGGATACGCTGCTGGAACTTGCCGAGAGCATCAAACAGTCAGGCGTTCTTCAGCCTATCTGCGTGCGTCCGAAGGACGAGGGCTTCGAAATCGTCTACGGCGAGCGCCGCTATTGGGCGGCCGCGATGGCGGGCCTGAAATTCATCCCGGCCCTTATCCGGGAGTTGTCGGACGCCGAGGCCGAGGATGCCGCCATCACGGAGAACCTGCAGCGTGAGGACGTGCGTCCGCGTGAGGAGGCCGCCGCCTACAAGCGGGCCTTGCAGTCGGGACGGCATACGATCGAGAGCCTCGTGGGCAAGTTCGGCAAGTCGGAAGCCTATATCCGCTCGCGTCTGAAGTTATGCGAGCTGATCGACGCGTTGGCCGAAATGCTTGACAAGGAGGATATTTCGGTGGGTGTCGCTACGGAGATCGCCAAATATCCTGCCGACATCCAGCAGGAGGTCTACGACGAACATTTCGCCGAGGGGTGTTACAACTCGTGGAAGACGGCGCGGATCAAGGATATCGCCCGGCGGCTCTACGAGCGTTACATGACCAAGCTGGAAAGTTATAACTTCGATAAGACGGAGTGCCTTTCCTGCCAGCACAACACGGCCAATCAGGTGCTGTTCAAGGACGAATGTTCGGGCGGCTGCGCGGGCTGCCAGAACCGTGAGTGCATGCTCCGCAAGAACAACGAGTTTTTGGTACAGAAGGCCGTGAAACTCCTCAAGGACGATCCGCGTACGACGCTGGCTACGGACGGCGAAACGCCTGCCGCAGTGCTCGAAGCGCTCGAACAGGAGGGTTATCACGTCGAAGAACTGGAATACGATGCCGGTTACTACGACAAAGCTCCGCAAATGCCCGACGTTCCGCAGGCCGAAAATTACGTGTCGGAAGAGGAGTTCTCCGAGGCTCAGGTGGAGTACGAAGCCGAAATGGCGGCATTCGCCGAAGAGACGCAGCAGTTGGAGTTCGACATCTCGGAAGGGCGCGTGCGCAAATATGCCGTCATCGGCAACCTCGATATCGAACTTCGCTACGAGGAAATCGAGGACGAGGAGCGGGAAGTGACGGTAAACGAGGGACAGGACGATGAGCATAAGGTCTTCGTTACCGTCGTCCCGCCATCGCCGCTGGAAGGGCTGATGCAGCAGGATCGCCGCAACCGGGAAATCTGCTACGAGCATATCACGACCGATATGAAGCGGGTCTTCCTCGATGTGAAGGTTACGAACAAGCCCTTGCAGAAAGAGGAGCAGCAGATGTTCTACTACGCCGTGATGCAGCGCGTAATGAGCGACTCGAAACTCCGTCAGTGCGGTTTCCGACCCAAGGACGGCTCTTACCTGACCGACCGGGAGCAGTTTGCCGCGGCGGGACGCATTACGGTCAAGCAGCAGGCTGCGTTGGTTCGCGCGTTTCTGGTGGACTACTTCCGATCGGCAGCTCCGGAGTATGGATGTACGGACGAAACGCTCCTGACGGGAATGATGTGCCGCTTTGCGGATCTGAACTTCTCGGAGCAGAGCCAGAAGGTGCAGCAGGAGTATCTGAAAGTCTACGAGCGTCGCAAAGCCCGTCTTCAGGAACAGATCGACGCTTTGCAGGCAAAAGCCGAGGCCGAGGAGATGGCGGTTTCGATGCAGGAGGCACCGGATGCCGAACCGGAGATGCCCGAGCTGCTGCCGGACGAGACGCCCGCTATAGAACCCACCCCGGAGCCGCTGATTATTCCTATGGACCCGGATATCGAACCCGATATCCGGATGCCTGAGGAGATGAAAACGGCGGCATAG
- a CDS encoding DUF4121 family protein — MQQPKTEDRYSRETLLPMNTLYDHEHHLTQEDVDMANKLVRHIEHTRNPRVPQVGDRVRYTTRHGDFHGNALIEAVRDDGMRLICLCPYVPFVWMTAGGIGCAVSGGPFTAVMPQELKPSGAVPGDFCAWGHCGACGNGVVRFCAGVPLWEYREPELLYGDFSTEKWRKISLYKDTECRSGDLYRGECISFDSEEEFRRFLSDYEGTVFAAPDPKSVIVWCYRDEQSAVLQQEWDALDAPVTERRLYNTPQPVKLVKDHGRHTTVCYFVRPEFSYK; from the coding sequence ATGCAACAACCCAAAACCGAAGATCGGTACAGCCGCGAAACGCTGCTGCCGATGAATACGCTTTACGACCATGAACACCACCTGACACAAGAGGACGTGGACATGGCCAATAAGCTGGTGCGGCATATCGAACATACCCGTAATCCGCGTGTCCCGCAGGTCGGCGACCGGGTGCGTTATACCACGCGCCACGGCGACTTCCACGGCAATGCCTTGATCGAGGCTGTTCGTGACGACGGAATGCGTTTGATCTGCCTGTGCCCATACGTTCCCTTCGTGTGGATGACAGCCGGCGGCATCGGCTGTGCGGTCAGCGGAGGGCCTTTTACAGCCGTGATGCCGCAAGAGCTGAAGCCTTCCGGTGCTGTGCCGGGGGATTTCTGTGCTTGGGGCCATTGCGGCGCCTGCGGCAACGGAGTCGTCCGATTCTGCGCCGGGGTGCCGCTGTGGGAATACCGGGAGCCGGAGTTGCTCTATGGTGATTTTTCCACTGAGAAATGGCGTAAGATCAGCCTTTACAAGGATACGGAGTGCCGAAGCGGCGATCTGTACCGGGGCGAGTGCATCTCGTTCGACTCGGAGGAGGAGTTCCGACGGTTTCTCTCCGATTACGAAGGAACCGTATTCGCGGCTCCCGACCCGAAATCCGTCATCGTCTGGTGCTATCGGGACGAGCAGAGCGCCGTATTGCAGCAGGAGTGGGATGCGCTCGATGCTCCCGTTACAGAGCGTCGCCTCTATAATACGCCCCAACCCGTGAAACTCGTCAAGGATCACGGGCGGCATACCACGGTCTGCTATTTCGTCAGACCGGAATTTTCTTATAAATAA
- a CDS encoding DNA-binding protein, translating into MAKKLKVESICERELLEKILRIVERQEHQPSQNAATGHCLYDNKALMEKLHIKDKYLKKLRDNGYLGYSREGDKYWYTQEDVDRFLRHFHYEAFASGIAPSEREGDYHV; encoded by the coding sequence ATGGCAAAGAAATTAAAGGTAGAGAGTATATGCGAAAGAGAATTGTTAGAAAAGATTCTCCGCATAGTGGAGCGGCAGGAACATCAACCGTCGCAAAATGCGGCGACCGGACACTGCCTGTATGACAATAAGGCTTTGATGGAAAAACTTCACATCAAAGATAAGTATCTGAAAAAGTTGCGCGACAACGGTTATCTCGGCTATTCGCGCGAGGGTGACAAATATTGGTATACGCAGGAAGATGTAGACAGGTTTCTGCGTCACTTTCATTACGAGGCATTTGCCTCCGGTATAGCTCCGTCAGAACGGGAAGGAGATTACCATGTATAG
- a CDS encoding DUF4120 family protein has translation MKIMCQEHYDKVVQYAKSIGDSTLRECLERLERLEQNPHHPCQIELYRDFAPYSFLFKERYPDGRLGVVGGLVYHGRPDQSHCFIDGPFHGWATHT, from the coding sequence ATGAAAATCATGTGTCAGGAGCACTACGATAAGGTAGTGCAATACGCCAAAAGCATCGGTGACAGCACGCTTCGGGAATGTTTGGAGCGACTCGAACGCCTTGAGCAAAATCCCCATCATCCGTGCCAGATCGAACTTTACAGGGACTTTGCGCCCTATTCGTTCCTTTTCAAAGAGCGCTATCCCGATGGCCGTCTGGGCGTTGTCGGCGGACTGGTCTATCACGGCCGTCCGGATCAATCGCATTGTTTCATCGACGGGCCGTTTCACGGCTGGGCGACCCACACCTGA
- the fsa gene encoding fructose-6-phosphate aldolase — MKFFIDTANLEQIRKAHELGVLDGVTTNPSLMAKENIRGTENCNRHYVEICNIVEGDVSAEVIATDFEGMVREGEALAALHPRIVVKLPCTAAGIRAVKYFAAKDIRTNCTLVFSVGQALLAAKAGATYVSPFVGRLDDISEDGVALVAHIVKVYRTYGYKTQVLAASIRHTQHIIQCLDAGADVATCPLAAIEGLLRHPLTDSGLEKFLADHARLNA; from the coding sequence ATGAAATTCTTCATCGACACAGCCAATTTGGAGCAGATCCGCAAGGCGCACGAACTGGGCGTTCTGGACGGCGTGACGACCAACCCTTCTCTGATGGCCAAAGAGAACATCCGGGGTACGGAGAACTGCAACCGTCATTACGTTGAAATCTGTAACATCGTCGAAGGGGACGTGAGCGCCGAGGTCATAGCCACAGACTTCGAAGGGATGGTGCGCGAAGGCGAAGCGCTGGCGGCGCTGCATCCCCGCATTGTCGTGAAACTGCCCTGCACGGCCGCAGGAATACGGGCCGTGAAATATTTTGCCGCCAAGGATATCCGGACGAACTGCACGCTGGTATTCTCCGTGGGGCAGGCGCTGCTGGCGGCAAAGGCCGGAGCGACCTACGTATCTCCGTTCGTGGGACGTCTCGACGACATCTCCGAAGACGGCGTGGCATTGGTAGCCCACATCGTGAAGGTCTACCGCACCTATGGTTACAAAACGCAGGTGCTGGCCGCTTCGATCCGTCATACGCAGCATATTATCCAGTGCCTCGATGCGGGGGCCGATGTGGCGACATGTCCCCTTGCAGCAATCGAAGGGCTGCTCAGACATCCGCTGACGGACAGCGGGCTGGAAAAGTTCCTCGCAGACCACGCACGTCTGAATGCCTGA
- a CDS encoding ArdC family protein, producing MNKNLIEKIAPQLTELMIKKMETLTEAWRKPWIADLAHGLPRNLRGTPYRGGNILMLLFLSEIAGYSTPLFMTFKQAKEEGLNILKGSGSFPVFFWKLYIRHKETRKKIELADYYRLPQEQRRQYDVLPVMRYYPVFNIDQTDMSERQPERYASLTTPAEQKDYSDGLTCEPLDRMLAEQSWLCPILLRSGNRASYSPTLDRIVCPEKRQFPESAAFWTTLLHEVTHSTGHAERLNRPFGACYRDADYIREELVAELTAALCGAMLGFATTPREESAAYIKDWLAEFHKEPTYLFDILTDVNRAARMISERLAVEQEPAPPGAIPAEAA from the coding sequence ATGAATAAGAATCTGATTGAAAAGATCGCTCCGCAGCTGACGGAGCTGATGATAAAGAAAATGGAAACGCTTACCGAAGCGTGGCGCAAGCCGTGGATCGCCGACCTTGCGCACGGTCTTCCGCGCAACCTGCGCGGCACGCCCTACCGGGGCGGGAATATCCTGATGCTGCTGTTCCTCTCGGAGATCGCAGGCTACAGTACGCCGCTTTTTATGACGTTCAAGCAGGCCAAGGAGGAGGGTCTGAACATCCTCAAAGGCTCCGGTTCGTTCCCGGTCTTCTTCTGGAAACTGTATATCCGCCATAAGGAGACCCGCAAGAAGATTGAGTTGGCGGACTATTACCGCCTGCCGCAGGAGCAGCGGCGGCAATACGACGTGCTGCCCGTGATGCGCTACTACCCGGTCTTCAACATCGACCAGACGGATATGTCGGAACGGCAGCCGGAGCGCTACGCTTCGCTTACGACACCGGCCGAACAGAAAGACTACTCGGACGGCCTGACATGCGAACCCCTCGACCGGATGCTGGCGGAGCAGTCGTGGCTCTGTCCCATCCTGCTCAGATCCGGCAACAGGGCGTCCTATTCGCCGACGCTCGACCGGATCGTCTGCCCCGAAAAACGGCAGTTTCCGGAGAGTGCGGCCTTTTGGACCACGCTTCTTCACGAGGTCACGCACAGTACGGGGCATGCGGAGCGTCTGAACCGTCCTTTTGGCGCTTGCTACAGAGATGCCGACTACATCCGCGAAGAGTTGGTCGCCGAACTTACGGCGGCTTTGTGCGGTGCGATGCTGGGCTTCGCTACGACGCCTCGTGAGGAGAGCGCCGCCTATATCAAGGACTGGCTGGCGGAGTTCCATAAAGAGCCGACCTACCTGTTCGACATCCTCACGGATGTGAACCGTGCCGCGCGGATGATCTCCGAACGGCTGGCTGTAGAGCAGGAGCCGGCACCCCCGGGAGCGATTCCGGCCGAAGCCGCCTGA
- a CDS encoding histone H1 encodes MNELVKTIDELYAAFKTDAELQAGKNNKAAGLRARKVSLELEKKLKEFRKTSLAAAAK; translated from the coding sequence ATGAATGAACTGGTAAAGACTATCGACGAGCTGTATGCGGCATTCAAGACCGACGCAGAGCTTCAGGCGGGAAAAAACAACAAAGCTGCGGGACTGCGCGCCCGTAAGGTGTCGCTGGAGCTTGAGAAGAAACTCAAGGAATTCCGGAAAACGTCGCTTGCGGCAGCTGCCAAATAG
- a CDS encoding nucleotidyl transferase AbiEii/AbiGii toxin family protein has product MLHTQTVAPQTLGLLKQLEAEPRLAAFNLAGGTALALYLGHRVSVDLDLFTPESFDAGELEAFLSQRYGFQTAFRRPDTLKGMIDGVKIDCIAHKYAYLRQPYAESGIRLYSIEDIVAMKLSAIADDGSRLKDFVDIACLSTRIPFYEMLKCYERKFPQANVIRPFKALTYFDDIDFGEDIVMLNFEYDWKQIARRLKEMTVRQEHIFSQWPLKEQKLPVAEDKDTTSMKRGRKR; this is encoded by the coding sequence ATGTTACACACGCAGACAGTTGCGCCGCAGACACTTGGGTTGTTGAAACAGTTGGAGGCCGAGCCCCGGCTTGCGGCGTTCAATCTGGCCGGAGGTACGGCTTTGGCCTTATATCTGGGGCATCGTGTGAGTGTCGATCTGGATCTGTTCACTCCGGAGTCGTTCGACGCCGGGGAACTCGAAGCGTTTCTTTCGCAGCGATACGGATTCCAAACGGCCTTCAGGCGCCCCGACACGCTGAAAGGCATGATCGACGGCGTTAAGATCGACTGCATAGCTCACAAATATGCATATCTCCGGCAGCCCTATGCGGAATCCGGAATCCGTTTATACAGCATCGAGGATATCGTCGCCATGAAGCTGTCTGCGATAGCCGACGACGGTTCGCGGCTCAAAGATTTCGTGGATATCGCCTGTCTGTCCACCCGCATCCCGTTTTATGAGATGCTCAAATGCTACGAACGAAAATTTCCGCAGGCAAATGTCATCCGCCCGTTCAAGGCACTCACATATTTCGATGACATCGATTTCGGTGAGGATATCGTCATGCTGAATTTCGAATACGACTGGAAACAGATCGCCCGACGACTGAAAGAGATGACAGTCCGCCAAGAGCATATTTTTTCGCAGTGGCCGTTAAAAGAACAGAAACTTCCCGTAGCGGAGGACAAGGATACGACCTCTATGAAACGGGGCCGGAAGAGATGA
- a CDS encoding DUF3987 domain-containing protein: MYSRLQLTNMLRVQVERIPETGLPLEVFPEKVQELIMNLARYENFNIEYAASIILSAVAAAIGNSCQIRIKGEWKTSPSVYMMLIGRPGLGKTPPLGFIYRPIREHDDRMYEKYNEEWNEYEKAVALSGNKRNSRDAEDCTIMKKPQLVTTVISDFTPEAMMSIHQHNPRGIALVVDEILALFNSVRRYSNRNNLIEDLLTAYSGQPLKVIRKSEARPILIKNPCINIIGSVQTNLLTEIFKTELVANGLLDRFLFVYPKDRRISSWKRSDGNIPKPDIVEQWRTIMNRILDIPCQCADKGNTVNPFVLNMSDEAEEYFYNWYNDIIEEINAIEDDAEVESRKMKLNGNAARLSLVFQILKWATDEGTMQRIEFESVQAAIRMIGYYEDTYRRIQELIVANNIGETKEAWLSLLDDVFTAGDAIVAGKKVELSRRSVYYALKQLCRQPNPVLEKTSHGTYHKINQEKQSALCTVALLSNESVEQIPQSAKVQDANDKNPNGYE; this comes from the coding sequence ATGTATAGCAGGCTGCAACTGACCAATATGCTCCGTGTGCAGGTAGAGCGTATTCCTGAAACAGGCTTGCCGTTGGAGGTCTTTCCGGAGAAGGTTCAGGAACTTATCATGAATCTTGCCCGTTATGAAAACTTCAATATCGAATACGCGGCTTCCATTATCCTTTCGGCAGTGGCAGCGGCAATCGGGAACTCCTGTCAGATTAGGATAAAGGGGGAATGGAAGACAAGTCCGTCTGTCTATATGATGCTGATAGGTCGTCCCGGTCTCGGTAAAACTCCACCGTTGGGATTTATCTACAGACCTATACGCGAGCATGACGACCGGATGTATGAGAAATACAACGAAGAATGGAACGAATATGAAAAGGCGGTTGCTTTATCTGGAAACAAACGTAACAGCAGAGATGCGGAAGATTGTACCATCATGAAAAAGCCGCAGTTGGTAACGACTGTTATATCGGACTTCACTCCGGAGGCGATGATGAGCATACATCAACATAATCCGCGAGGAATCGCATTGGTCGTCGATGAGATACTGGCTTTGTTCAATTCCGTAAGGCGGTACAGTAACCGGAATAATCTTATCGAAGATTTGCTAACGGCTTATAGTGGCCAACCGTTGAAGGTGATCCGCAAGTCGGAAGCCAGACCGATTCTTATCAAAAATCCGTGTATCAATATCATCGGTTCAGTACAGACCAATTTGCTGACGGAGATATTCAAGACTGAACTGGTTGCAAACGGTCTGCTTGACCGTTTCCTGTTCGTCTATCCGAAAGACCGGAGAATTTCCAGTTGGAAACGGAGTGATGGCAATATCCCAAAGCCGGATATTGTCGAACAATGGAGGACGATAATGAACAGGATATTGGATATACCGTGTCAGTGTGCCGACAAAGGGAATACGGTGAATCCGTTTGTCTTGAATATGAGTGATGAGGCGGAGGAATACTTTTATAATTGGTATAACGACATCATAGAGGAGATTAATGCCATCGAAGATGATGCGGAGGTGGAAAGCCGCAAAATGAAACTTAACGGCAATGCCGCCCGTCTGTCTTTGGTATTTCAGATTTTGAAATGGGCAACAGATGAGGGTACTATGCAGCGCATCGAGTTTGAATCCGTTCAGGCTGCTATTCGGATGATCGGTTATTACGAAGATACCTATCGCAGGATTCAGGAACTGATTGTTGCAAACAATATCGGTGAAACCAAAGAGGCTTGGCTATCGTTGTTGGACGATGTGTTCACGGCCGGAGATGCGATTGTTGCCGGAAAGAAAGTCGAACTGTCGAGGCGTTCCGTCTATTATGCGTTGAAGCAATTGTGCCGGCAGCCGAATCCGGTTTTAGAGAAAACCAGTCACGGTACATACCACAAGATCAATCAGGAAAAACAATCTGCACTTTGCACTGTTGCACTTCTTTCTAATGAATCGGTGGAACAAATACCGCAAAGTGCAAAAGTGCAGGATGCAAACGACAAAAATCCGAACGGCTATGAGTGA
- a CDS encoding DUF6922 domain-containing protein — protein MTIFDDYIRNKGCCKVSKTLLWDYDLTQFDWQRSRKVVVQRIIERGWLRDYFAAFDLYGGIEGFREIIKEVPTLSAQDMNFVCTAFGLKKEELRCYTRRQLRRRHLGC, from the coding sequence ATGACCATATTCGATGACTATATCCGAAATAAAGGCTGCTGCAAGGTCTCAAAGACATTACTTTGGGACTATGACTTGACGCAGTTCGACTGGCAGCGTTCGCGTAAGGTCGTCGTGCAGCGCATCATAGAACGGGGATGGCTCCGGGACTACTTCGCGGCGTTCGACCTCTACGGAGGCATCGAAGGCTTCCGGGAAATTATCAAAGAGGTTCCGACACTCTCGGCGCAGGATATGAATTTCGTATGTACGGCTTTCGGCCTTAAAAAAGAGGAATTGAGATGTTACACACGCAGACAGTTGCGCCGCAGACACTTGGGTTGTTGA
- a CDS encoding DUF2795 domain-containing protein: MYWTLELASWLEDAPWPATKDELIDYANRSGLPEAVLENLQEIEDEGEIYESIEDIWPDYPSKDDFFFNEEEY; encoded by the coding sequence ATGTATTGGACACTCGAACTGGCCTCGTGGCTCGAAGATGCCCCTTGGCCCGCAACCAAAGACGAACTGATCGACTACGCCAATCGCTCGGGACTTCCCGAGGCGGTTCTGGAGAACTTGCAGGAGATAGAAGACGAAGGCGAGATCTACGAATCCATCGAAGACATCTGGCCTGACTATCCTTCGAAAGACGACTTTTTCTTCAATGAGGAAGAATATTAA